The sequence TTTCGGCGTCGACCCCTACGTCGCGCCGCTGGCCGAGCGGCCGCACATCCTGGAGGTCCGGCGCGAGGCGAAGGAGACCTCCAGCCCGTTCGGCGCCGCCTGGCATTCGGACTGGAGCTTTCAGGAGCGTCCGCCCGCCGCGACCCTGTTGCACGCCAAGATCGTCCCACCCCAAGGCGGCGACACGCTCTATGCCGACGGCTATGCGGCCTATGAAGCTCTGAGTCCCGACGTCCGGGGGCGCCTGGCCGGCCTGCGCGGCGTGCACTCTGCCTCCCGTCCCTATGGGCCCCAGGGCGCCTATGCGCGCGAGACCCAGTCGCGCAGCATGACGATCCTTTCGAGCCCCGAGGCCGAGAAGACCTGGTCGCACCCGATCGTACGCACGCACCCGTCCACGGGCCGAAAGGCCCTGTTCGTCAATCCGGTCTACACCGTGGGCGTCGAGGGCATGGAGCCGGCGCAAGCCGACCCCTTGCTGGCCTTCCTGTTCAAACACATGACGCAGGACGCCTTCGTCTATCGCCACAGCTGGCGGCCGAACATGCTGACCATCTGGGACAATCGCTGCCTGATGCACCATGCGACCGGCGGCTATGACGGCCACGAGCGGGTCATGCACCGGACGACGGTGGCGGGCGAAGTCCCGGTCTGAGCTATGCTTCTGCGATGCCCAATGCCGACAGCATGGACCGGCGATCGGGGCCGAGCGGCGGCGGGTAGAGGTGGGCGTTGCGCTTTTTGCCCCGCGCCCAGGACCCTACCACCTTGGCCATGTGCCGGGGCCGCTTCATCCAGGCGCCAGGCGGGTCGATCATGTGGAAGTCGCGCATGGCGGCGCGCAGCAGATGGATGTCCGATCGCACCGCAATCCGCACCCCGTCGTCTATAAAGCTCTGGCGAAGGCGCTGCTGCAAGGTGGGGGCGAAGTCCGGGTCGCGCGCCCGAAGCGCCCGCCGGACCGCCGCGCGGTCCTGGCTGCGCATGTCATCGTAGTAGACGGTGAGCTCGTCGCGCACGCGGGTGTCGTAGAGGCGCGCCCGCACGCCGGGATCTGTGGCCTGTTCCAGCACGCCGGCCAGGATCTGCGCCTCGACTGCGGCGAAGGAGCAGCCGCGGCCATAGAGCGGGTTGGTGCGCACGAGGCTGTCGCCGACGGCGAAGAAGCCCAGGGTCGCGCGCCCCTCGGAGCTGACAAAGCTGCGCCAGCGGCTCTTCAGGTCTCCCATGCCGAACACCTTGCTGATCGGCTCGGCGTTTTCCGCATCGGCCCAAGGGGCCAGGCCCGGAAGCAGGCCGCAGACCTTGTCGAACACCTCCGGCCGCACGATCGCCTGGCGGATGCCGGTTTCGACCTCCGGTACGGCCAGGGTGATGGAGAAGCAGCCGTTGTCGCCCGGAAACAGGCCGTACTTGATGAAGGCGAGGTCGCCCGTGCCCGGCGCCTTGCTCTGCGGCTCGGGCCGGTCGGGAAGGCGGCGATAGTGGCGGGTGTAATAGAGAATGCCGCAGTCCTCGGCCTCCTCGCCGACCGCGGCGCCGGCCTCCTGCAACTGCTCGAAGGCCTGCGAGTTGCGGCCAGCGGCGTCGATGGTCACCGCTGCGCGCCACTCGTGGGCCTCGCCCCCGACTTCGCCTTTGACGCCCGCCACTCGGAACTGCCCGGCCTCCATCGGCTCCAGCAAAAGGCCGCGTACGAAAACGTCGGACACCACCGACACGCCCGGTAGCTGCTCGACATAGCGGCGCATGACCAACTCCAGCGTGGTGCGCCGGCTGGTCAGCACCGCCATGTCCTGATCGCCCGGCTCTGGGGCGTAGGCCGCCTTCAGCGCGTCCGGCAGCATGTCGGCGAAGCGGATCTCGCGGCAGCCGGCAGCCAGCAATTGCTCCAGCAGGGCGGGGTGATGATCCTTGATGATCGTGCGTAGCCGGGCCAGGAAGGCGTGGCTGTGCCGCAGATGACCGACCCCGCGGCGGCTCCAGTCGAAAAAGGCGTGGTCCGGGTCGCTGGACGGCGGCGCCGCGTCCCGCTCCAGAAGCACCAGTCGATGGCCGTGCGGAGCAAGGGCCAGGGCTGTGTTCAGACCGGCGATCCCTGCGCCGATCACCAGAATGTCCTCGGACATGCGACCTCCGGGCGAGGGCGCCGCTCGCCGGCGCCTATTTTCCTACAGCCTAGGCTGGGCTTGCCATGCGCGCCACAACCTTCCGTACCGGTAACCCAGCCATTTGGCGGTGTTCGGCAAGGATTGTCCTCGTCATCGCGGCTGAATTGGGGACGGAGCGCCGGCGGCCGGTATTGAATTGCCAAATTTCCGCCCCAATCTGGAAACGCAAGGCCGCTAAGGCTGGCGTCACAAACGATCGAGGCTCGTCGCGGCCTTGCGAGGCGCTTCCGATGCGTCTAGCCCGCCTGCATGGACGCCTCGCAGAAGTCCTTTTAAAGAAAGCTGCATGCTAAGACTCTCCCCCCTGGCCGTCATCGTGGCCGTCTCCTTGATGGTCTCGGCCTGCGGGGGAAAGAAGAACGATCACGGTGTTCAACCGCTCGACGTGACCGTGGCCAATCCGCTTTCACGCAATGTGGTCGAATGGGACGACTTCGTCGGCCAGTTCATCGCCGTGGACTCGGTCGATGTCCGCCCGCGAGTCTCCGGCTATTTGCAGGAGGTCGCCTTCAAGGACGGCCAGACCGTACGCAAGGGGCAGCTTCTGTTCGTGATCGACCCGCGGCCCTACCAGGCGGCGCTCGACCAGGCCAAGGGGCAGGCCGCCCATGCCCAGGCCGCGATGGCCAACGCCAAGACCGAACTCGACCGTGGCAAGAAGCTCTTAGACGCCAAGGCGATCAGCGAGCAGGCCTATGACACCCTGGTGGCCACGGATCGCCAGGCCCAGGCGGACCTGGTCGCTGCGGAGGCCGCGGTGCGGACCGCCGCCCTCAATCTCGAATTCACCCGGGTCACCGCTCCGCTCGGCGGCCGAATCTCTGACCGGCGGGTCGCGCCCGGCAATCTGGTCGCCGCCGACACCACCGTCCTGACCAACATCGTCGACCTGAACCCGATCCGCTTCTCCTTCACCGGCTCAGAGGCGCTCTATCTCAAATACTCCCGCGCCAACGAGGCAGGGACGCGGACGTCTTCGCGCGACGCCGCCAATCCGGTGGAAATCCGGCTGCAGGATGAGCCGAACTATCGCTGGAAGGGGCATATGGAGTTCGTCGACAACGCGCTCGACAACAGCTCCGGCACCATCCGCGGCCGCGCGGTGGTCGACAATCCCGACGGCTTTTTGACCCCTGGCATGTTCGGGCACATGCGCCTGCTGGGTTCGGGCGCCTACAACGCCCTTCTGTTGCCCGACCAGGCCGTAGTCACCGACCAAACGCGCCAAGTGATCTATGTGGTCGATGGCGGCGGGGTGGTCAGCCAGCGCCCGGTCGAGCTCGGCCCCCTGTCCGGCGGACTGCGCGTGATCAAGTCCGGTGTGGGGCCGAACGATCGGGTGATCATCGACGGCATGCAGCGCGCCCGCCCGGGGCAGAAGGTCAACGCCAAGCCGGGCTCGATCCCGGTTTCGGCGTCCGCCAGCGGCCAGGGCGGATTGATCACGCCCCCGGCCGGATCGGCGACCATCGTCGATGCGGGTCGCTGACCCCAGATGAAGCTGTCGCACTTCTTCATCGAGCGGCCGGTGTTCGCGGCCGTGGTGGCGATCCTGATCACCCTGGTCGGCGCCATCGCCTACCCGTCTTTGCCGGTGGCGCAGTACCCCAATATCGCCCCGCCGACGGTGGTGGTCAGCGCCACCTATCCCGGCGCCTCGGCCGAGACCCTGGCCGACGCCGTGGCCACGCCGATCGAGGAGCAGATCAACGGGGTCGAGGACATGCTCTACATGTCCTCGCAGTCCACCGGCGACGGCCACGTCAACATCACCGTCACCTTTAAGCTGGGCACCGATCCCAACAACGCCCAGGTGCTGGTCGAAAACCGGGTGGCCACCGCCACGCCGCACCTGCCGGCCGAGGTGGTCGCTTCGGGCGTCACCGTGCGCAAAGCCTCGACCGATTTCCTGCTGGCGGTGCACATGTACTCGCCGGACGGGTCGCTGGATCAGCAATACATCGCCAACTATGTCGGCCTGCACATCCGCGACGCCCTGCTGCGGGTGCCGGGCGTGGGCGACATCGGCAGCCGGGCCGCCCGCGACTATTCGATGCGCATCTGGATCGATCCCGACCGGGCGGCGGCGCGCAACTTGACGGTCGACGACGTGGTCGCAGCCCTGCGAAGCCACAACGTCCAGGTCGCCGCCGGCGCCATCGGCGCCCCGCCGCTCAATCGGGAAGGCAGCGCCTATCAGCTGAACGTCGAGACCCTGGGGCGGCTGATGACCCCGCAGCAGTTCGGCGACATCGTCATCAAGTCCGATCTCCTGGGCCGGGTGACCAAGGTCACCGACGTGGCCCGCATCGAGCTGGGCGCCGCGGACTACACCACCAACGCCTACATGAACAAATACAACGCCGTGGCGCTCGGCATCCTGCAGCAGCCCGGCACCAACGCGCTGCAGACGGCCGACGCCATCGTGGCGCAGATGAACACCCTCAAACGCGATTTCCCGCCGGGGCTGGACTACAAGATCATCTACAATCCAACCGACTACGTGCGCGCGTCGATCGACGAGGTCGAAAAGACCCTGTTCGAGGCCCTGGCGCTGGTGGTCGTCGTGGTGATGATCTTCCTGCAGAGCTGGCGCGCGGCGGTGATCCCGATCATCGCCATCCCGGTCTCGCTGATTGGCACCTTTGCGGTGATGGGCGCTTTCGGGTTTTCGTTGAACACGCTGTCGCTGTTTGGCCTGGTCCTGGCCATCGGCATCGTGGTCGACGACGCCATCGTCGTGGTGGAGAACGTGGAGCGCCTGCTGCACCTGGGGATGACCCCGCGCGAGGCTGCGCACCAGACCATGGACGAGGTCGGTGGGGCCCTGGTCGCCATCGCCCTGGTGCTGACCGCCGTGTTCGTGCCGACGGCCTTCATCAGCGGCATTTCCGGGCAGTTCTACAAGCAGTTCGCTCTGACCATCGCAACGGCGACCGTGTTTTCTCTGATCATCTCGCTGACCCTGTCGCCGGCCCTGGCGGCCCTGATCATGAAGCCGCACGCCGCCCCCAAGGCGGGCGTCAAGCTGGGGCTGCTGACCCGCTTCGGCCAGAAGTTCAACGCGGGCTTCGACGCCCTCAGCGGTCGCTATTCCCGTCTCGTTCGCCGGCTGGTGCGGCTCGTGGCGGTGATGCTGCTGCTCTATGCCGGGCTGCTGGGCCTGACCGGCTGGCGCCTGACCGCCACGCCGACCGGCTTCATTCCGACCCAGGACCAGGGTCAGCTTCTGGTGGCGGTCAATCTGCCGCCCGGGGCTTCGCTCGGCCGCACGGACGCCATCATGCACCAGGTGCGCGACATCCTGCTCGGCACCCCGGGAGTCGAGGCCGCCTCAATCTATGCCGGCGTCGACGCCACCAGCGGCACGACCTCGTCGGACTCCGGCCAGATCTACTTGATGCTGAAGCCGTTCCCGGAGCGCTATCGAAAGCACCAGGAAACGCCGAAAGTGATGGCCGAGCTGAAGAAGCGGCTCAGCGTGATCAACGGCGCCGAAATCAAGCTGATCGTGCCCCCGTCGGTGCGCGGCATCGGCACCACCGGCGGCTTCAAGCTGATCGTCGAGGACCAGGGCGGGCACAGCTATCAGCAGCTCGAGGCCACGACCCGGGACCTTGCCGAAGCGACCAAGAGCGAGCCGGCGATCGGCTCGGCCTTCGTCACCTTCAACACCCGCACCCCGCGGATGTATGCCGACATCGACCGCACCAAGGCCGAGATGCTGGGCGTGCCCGACGCCAGCATCTTCGACACGCTGCAGACCTATCTCGGCTCGACCTACATCAACGACTTCAACCTGTTCGGCCACACCTTCCAGGTGCTGGCCCAGGCCGACGCCCCCTATCGCAACGACATCTCGCGGCTGCCGGAGTTGCAGACCCGCTCGAACACGGGCGCCATGGTGCCGCTGGGCTCGGTGGTTAATCTGAAGCCGATCACGGGCCCCTACCGGGTGCTGCGCTACAACCTGTTCCCGGCCGCCGAGATCAACGGCGACGCCGCGCCCGGCTATTCCAGCGGCCAGGCCATGGCGGCGATGGAACGGCTGGCGCGCGAGCGGCTTCCGGCCGGCTACAACGTCGAATGGACCGAGCTGGCCTACCAGCAGAAGCTGGCCGGCAACACCGGCGGGGTGGTGTTCGTACTGGCGGTCGTGTTCGTCTTCCTCCTGCTTGCGGCGCTTTATGAGAGTGTGACCCTGCCGCTGGCGGTGATCCTGATCGTGCCCATGTGCCTCTTGGCCGCCATGCTCGGCGTGAACCTGCGCGGCATGGACAACAACATCCTGACCCAGATCGGCCTGGTCGTGCTGATCGGCCTCGCCGCCAAGAACGCCATCCTGATCGTCGAGTTCGCCCGCCAGGGCGAGCTGGAGCATGGCCTGGAGTCCCACGACGCCGCCGTCGAGGCCGGGCGCACGCGCCTGCGGCCGATCCTGATGACCTCGGCCGCCTTCATCCTGGGCGTGTTCCCGCTGGCCTTCGCCACCGGCGCCGGGGCTGAGATGCGCCAGGCCCTGGGGGTGGCGGTGTTCTTCGGCATGATCGGGGTGACGGTGTTCGGCCTGATGTTCACGCCGGTGTTCTATGTCGCCTGCCGGTGGATCTCGCACCGCTTGCCGCAGCCGCCGCGCAAGCGGCCGGCGGTGCCCACGACCAGCGGCACGCCGCACGAGACCGAATTGGCCGAGGAGGGTTGAGCGCGATGAGGCGTCCGCTTTTCCTCCTGCTCGCCGCCGCCGGACTGGCCGGCTGCGCCGTCGGGCCGCGCTATGCGACGCCGCAGACGCCGGCGCCCGCCGCCGGGTCGTTCTCCTCGGCGCCAGCCGTCGTGACCTCGGGCGATGCGACCTCGCCGACCTGGTGGCGGCTCTACCAGGACCCGGTGCTGGACCGCCTGGTCGAACAGGCCCTGGCCGAGAACCTCGACCTCAAGGTCGCGGCCGCCAATCTCGACTACGCCGAAGGCCTGGTCAGCGAGACCCGCAGCAACCTTCTGCCCAGCACGACCCTCGACGCCGGCGCCGCCTATGGACGAAGCGCCGCCGCCAACCAGGCGGCCATCGCCGCCGGCAAGTCACATGCCAAGGCGGGCTGGGGCTATTCCACCGGCTTCAGCGCCGCCTATCAGGTCGATCTGTTCGGCCAGGTCCGCCGTGCGATCGAGGCCGCCCGGGCCAATGCCGGCGCCGCCCAGGCGGCGGAGGACGCGGTGCGCGTGACTGTCGCCGCCGAAGCCACCTCGGCCTACGCCCAGGCCTGCGGCTTTGCGGCCCAGGCGGCGGTGGCGCGCCGGTCGCTGGCGGCGGCGCAGGAAACCTTCGACATCTCCCGCCGCCAGCGGGAGGCCGGCGCCATATCCGACTTCGATCTCGCCCGCGCCGAGGCGGCGCTGGAGCAGGCGAGGGCGGCGATTGCGCCCTTGGATGGGCAGAGGCGCACGGCGCTGCTTGAGCTGGCGGCGCTCCTCGGCAAGACCCCCTCCGAGATCCCCGCCGAGGCTGCGGCCTGCGTTGCGCCCCCGCAGCTCGCCCAACCCCTGCCCACCGGCGATGGCGCGACCCTCTTGCGTCGGCGACCGGACGTGCGCCAGGCCGAGCGGGTGCTCGCCTCCGACACGGCCAGGATCGGCGTCGCGGTGGCGGAATTCTATCCCAGCGTCTCCCTTGGCGGCTCGATCGCCGACGCTGCGGGTTCGGTCGGCGGCCTGCGCAGGCCGGGGTCGATCTCCTATTCGCTGGGGCCGCTGGTAACCTGGTCGTTTCCCAATATCGCCCTGGCGCGGGCCCATGTGATCGAGGCCCGGGCTCAGGCCTCCGGCGCCCTGGCCAGCTTTGACTCCACCGTGTTGCAGGCCCTGAAGGAGACCGAGCAGGCGCTGACCGCCTATGGCGCCGAACTGGACCGTCACGGCGCGCTGAAGGCCGCCGCCGCCAGGAGCGACGAGGCGCTTCGGCTGGCGCGGATCCAGTATGAGGCCGGCACGATCAGCATGCTGGACCTTCTGACCGCCCAGGCGACAGCCCTGGGCGCTGACCAGGCTCTGGCGGCTTCGGACCAGCAACTGGCCCTAGACCAGGTGGCGGTATTCCAGGCCCTTGGCGGCGGCTGGGAGCAGGCGCCCAAGGTCACCGCGTTGAAGGTCGGCTGATGGTCGGAGCAAACCCGGCCCGCCCTGCGCTGGTCTGGTTCCGCCAGGACTTGAGGCTCGCGGACAATCCCGCCCTGGCGGCCGCCGCCGCCAGCGGGCGGCCGATCATTCCCGTCTTCGTGCTGGCGGTGGGCGATACGACACGGCCGCGTGGCGCTGCGTCGCTCTGGTGGCTGGACAAGTCCCTGCGCAAGCTGGCCGAAAGCCTGGAGGCGAAAGGCCTGCGCCTGGTCCTGCGGCTCGGCGATCCTCAGGTGCAGCTATTGAGCCTGGCCCAGGAGGTCGGGGCGGGCCTGGTGGTCTGGAACCGGCTCTACGATCCTGCCGCAGTCGAACGCGACACCGCCATCAAGCGTGACCTGGAAGAGGCGGGCGTGGAGGCGCGCTCGTTCAATGGCGCGCTTCTGAACGAGCCCTGGACCGTGCGCACCGGCGCCGGCGGCCCGTTCAAGGTTTTCACCGCCTATTGGCGGGCCGCAAAGCCGATGGTCGCCGCCGAGCCGGCGCCCGTGATCCCCGACGAGTTGACCGGCCCGCGCGATTGGCCCGCTGGCGACCACCTGGACGACTGGCGGCTGCACCCCACGGCGCCCGACTGGTCGACCGGCTTTTCCGACTGGGCGCCGGGCGAGGCGGGAGCCCTGGCCAGGCTCGAGGACTTTCTGCAGCATGGCCTGAAAGGCTACAGCGAGCGCCGCGACCCGCCAGCCCGCGACGGCGGATCGCGCCTTTCCCCGCATCTGCATTGGGGCGAGATCGGCCCTCGTCAGGTCTGGCGCATGGCCCTGGCGCACGCTGCCAGCCGGCCCGGCCTTGCCGATGACCTGGACAAGTTCCTCAGCGAACTCGGCTGGCGCGAGTTCAATCACCAGTTGCTGTTCAACCTGCCGGATCTGGCAAAGGTCAATGTGCGGCCTGAATTCGACCGCTTCGCCTGGCGCGGCGATCCGGCGGCGCTGGCCGCCTGGCGGCGGGGCCGGACCGGCTATCCCCTGGTCGACGCCGGCATGCGCGAGCTCTGGGCCACCGGCTTCATGCACAACCGCGTGCGCATGGTGGTCGCCTCGTTCCTGGTCAAGCACCTCTTGATCGACTGGCGTGTGGGCGAGGCCTGGTTCTGGGACACCCTGGTCGACGCGGACCTAGCCAACAACGCCGCCAACTGGCAGTGGACCGCCGGCAGCGGCGCCGACGCCGCCCCCTTCTTCCGCATCTTCAATCCCGTAGCCCAGGGCGAGCGGTTCGATCCCGAAGGCGCCTATGTCCGTCGCTGGGTTCCGGAGCTGGCCGGGATGCCTGCCGGCTACATCCACGCGCCCTGGACCGCGCCGGCCGCAGTGCTGGCCCAGGCCGGCATGAGGCTCGGCCGCGACTATCCCCATCCGATTGTCGAACACGCCGAGGCCCGCGCCCGCGCCCTGGCGGCGTTCCAGGACCTGCGAACCGGCGACTGAGTGCGCCTTGCCGCCGGCGCCCAAGCGGGCGCAGCATCATGGCGGTGGACAAGGGCGCCCCACCTTGTGCTATAGCGCGCGAAAATATGTTACCGATTTGCGCGATTGTCGAAGAATGATCCTCGTATCTGCGCAGATCGGAAATCGAATCCCAGGGTCAACGCCGCAATGAAGAACAGCCTGCCTCTCTCGCTGCACATTCCGGAGCCCAAGGTCCGGCCTGGCCAGGAGCCGGACTTCAGCGGCGTCAAGGTGCCGCCGGCAGGGGCCATGCCGCGCCCTGAAATCGACGTCGATCCTTCCTCGATCCACGAGTTGGCCTATGGCCTGGTGCGGGTGCTGGACGACGAGGGCAAGGCGGTCGGGTCCTGGAACCCGAAGCTTGAGCCCCAGGTCCTGCGCGACGGCCTGCGCGCCATGATGTTGACCCGCGCCTATGACGACAGGCTCTACAAGGTCCAGCGCCAGGGCAAGATCAGCTTCTACATCAAGTGCCGCGGCGAGGAGGCGGTGGCGGTGGCCCAGGCCGCGGCCCTGGCGCATGAGGACATGTGCTTTCCGACCTACCGCCAGCAGGGCCTTCTGATTGCGCGCGGCTATCCGCTGTTCGACATGATGTGCCAGATCTACTCCAACGCCGCCGACCCGCTGAAGGGCCGCCAGCTGCCCAGCATGTATTCCAGCAAGGCGTACGGCTTCTTCTCGATCTCCGGCAACCTGGGCACCCAGTTCAGTCAGGCGGTGGGCTGGGCCATGGCCTCGGCCTACAAGGGCGACGACCGGATCGCCGCGGCCTGGATCGGCGACGGCGCCACCGCCGAGGCCGACTTCCACCACGCCCTGACCTTCGCTTCGGTCTACCGGGCGCCGGTGATCCTGAACATCGTCAACAACCAGTGGGCCATTTCGTCCTTCCAGGGCATCGCCGGGGGCGAGCGCACCACCTTCGCCGCCCGCGCCCTGGGCTATGGCCTGCCCGGCCTTCGCGTGGACGGCAACGACTTCCTGGCGGTGCATGCGGCCACCACCTGGGCCGCCGAGCGCGCCCGCGCCAACCTCGGCTCGACGGTGATCGAGCTCTTCACCTACCGGGCCGAGGCGCACTCGACCAGCGACGACCCCGGCCGCTATCGGCCGGCGACGGAGGCCAGCAGCTGGCCGCTCGGCGATCCGATCGAGCGCCTGAAGCGGCACCTGATCGCCATCGGTGAATGGTCGGACGAACAACAAACGGCGCTGCAGGCCGAGGTCGACGAACAGGTGCGCGTCACCCAGCGCGAGGCCGAGGCGCAAGGCCTTCTCAGCGAGGGTTCGGCCCCGCCCATCCGCGAGATGTTCGCCGAGGTCTATGAGGACATGCCCTGGCACCTGCGTGAACAGCTGCAGTCGGTGGAGGGCTGATCCGATGGCGACCCAGAACATGATCCAGGCCCTCAACTCGGCCATGGACGTCCTTTTGGAGCGGGACGGCGACGTGCTGATCTTCGGCGAGGACGTCGGTTATTTCGGCGGCGTTTTTCGCGCCACCGACGGGTTGCAGAAAAAGCACGGCCTGACCCGCTGCTTCGACACCCCGATCGGCGAGGCCGGCATCGTGGCCATGGGCATCGGCATGGCCGCCTATGGCCTGCGCCCCATCATCGAGATCCAGTTCGCCGACTACATCTATCCGGCCTACGACCAGATCGTCTCCGAGGCGGCGCGCCTGCGCTACCGCTCGGCCGGCGACTTCACCGCGCCGATCACCGTGCGCACGCCTTATGGCGGAGGCATCTTCGGCGGCCAGACCCACAGCCAGAGCCCCGAGGCCCTGTTCACCCACGTGGCGGGCCTGAAGACCGTGATCCCCTCCAATCCCTACGACGCCAAGGGCCTCCTGATCAGCTCGGTCGAGTGCAACGACCCGGTGCTCTTCCTGGAGCCGAAGCGGATCTATAACGGCCCGTTTGACGGCCACCATGACCGACCGGTGCAGACCTGGGCCAAGCACCCGGCCAGCGAGGTGCCCGACGGTTACTACACCGTCCCCCTCGGGAAGGC is a genomic window of Phenylobacterium montanum containing:
- a CDS encoding alpha-ketoacid dehydrogenase subunit beta; the encoded protein is MATQNMIQALNSAMDVLLERDGDVLIFGEDVGYFGGVFRATDGLQKKHGLTRCFDTPIGEAGIVAMGIGMAAYGLRPIIEIQFADYIYPAYDQIVSEAARLRYRSAGDFTAPITVRTPYGGGIFGGQTHSQSPEALFTHVAGLKTVIPSNPYDAKGLLISSVECNDPVLFLEPKRIYNGPFDGHHDRPVQTWAKHPASEVPDGYYTVPLGKAAIARAGEAVTVLAYGTMVHVALAATEDAGIDAEVIDLRTLVPVDIETIVASVEKTGRCVIVHEATRTSGYGAELSALVQEHCFHHLEAPIERVTGWDTPYPHAFEWSYFPGPKRVAAALRRAVEA